In a single window of the Mycobacteriales bacterium genome:
- a CDS encoding ABC transporter permease, whose protein sequence is MQLRFFARRLAMLIASLLVASFVIFAAMYLAPGNPVAALSGGRPLPPSSLRILDARYHLNDPFIAQYWYWLKGALHGNLGVSITLRENVSTLIASRVWTTAGLVLYSSLIILVIGIGLGVLAGLRPGLLDTSALVVTAISAAIPAFVAAIALILVFAVKLGWFPALGNGTSLLSNIRHFTLPAVALAISSLGIVARVTRASVREESGREHVQTAVSRGIPARQLIRRHILRNAAIPITTISGITVASLIAVAAVVETAFGLNGLGAYLVQSAESKDLAVVQGISLVLVLAFVVINVLVDLLYALLDPRVSLGSRAQ, encoded by the coding sequence ATGCAGCTGCGCTTTTTCGCCCGCAGGCTGGCGATGCTCATCGCCAGCCTGCTGGTCGCCAGCTTCGTCATCTTCGCCGCGATGTACCTCGCTCCCGGCAACCCGGTCGCGGCGCTGTCCGGTGGCCGCCCGCTGCCGCCGAGCAGCCTGCGCATCCTCGACGCGCGATATCACCTCAACGACCCGTTCATCGCGCAGTACTGGTACTGGCTCAAGGGCGCGCTGCACGGCAACCTCGGCGTCTCGATCACCCTGCGCGAGAACGTGTCGACGCTCATCGCGTCCCGGGTCTGGACCACCGCCGGCCTGGTGCTCTACTCCTCGCTGATCATCCTGGTGATCGGGATCGGCCTCGGCGTGCTCGCCGGGCTGCGTCCCGGGCTCCTGGACACCAGTGCGCTGGTCGTCACCGCGATCTCGGCGGCGATCCCCGCCTTCGTCGCCGCGATCGCGCTGATCCTTGTCTTCGCGGTGAAGCTGGGGTGGTTCCCTGCGCTCGGCAACGGCACCAGCCTGCTCAGCAACATCAGGCACTTCACGCTTCCGGCGGTGGCGCTCGCGATCTCCTCGCTCGGCATCGTCGCCCGGGTGACTCGTGCAAGCGTGCGCGAGGAGAGCGGTCGCGAGCACGTCCAGACCGCGGTCAGCCGCGGCATCCCGGCCAGGCAGCTGATCCGCCGCCACATCCTGCGCAACGCCGCAATCCCGATCACGACGATCTCCGGCATCACGGTCGCATCGCTCATCGCGGTCGCGGCCGTGGTCGAGACCGCGTTCGGCCTCAACGGGCTGGGCGCCTACCTCGTCCAGTCCGCCGAGTCCAAGGATCTCGCGGTCGTGCAGGGAATCTCGCTCGTGCTGGTGCTCGCGTTCGTCGTCATCAACGTCCTTGTCGACCTGCTCTACGCGTTGCTCGACCCTCGGGTGTCGCTCGGCAGCCGCGCGCAATGA
- a CDS encoding ABC transporter permease, which translates to MTTALPVQLTAVPRGRVLGRLRSTGVAGIASALVILVALIAAVFGKLLAPYDPNLPNLSLSFVGPTSGHLLGYDYEGRDVLSRLLAGAQTSMLGPLVVVVISISLGALLAVTSAWRRGVFDSVISAVLDILFAFPGILLAVLATAVFGPGLTAASLALSIAYMPYVARVLRGAALRERSQPYVAALEVQGASATSICLRHLIPNLSPLIVAQATVTFGYAMVDLAAISFLGLGVQPPTANWGVMISENQTGIAQGYPLPALAAGACIVAVVVALNILGERLFEQA; encoded by the coding sequence ATGACGACCGCACTGCCGGTACAGCTCACGGCGGTCCCGCGTGGTCGGGTGCTAGGGCGACTGCGTTCGACCGGCGTCGCCGGCATCGCGTCCGCGCTGGTGATCCTGGTGGCGCTCATCGCGGCGGTGTTCGGCAAGCTGCTCGCGCCGTACGACCCGAACCTGCCCAACCTGTCGCTGTCGTTCGTCGGCCCGACCTCGGGCCACCTGCTCGGCTACGACTACGAGGGCCGCGACGTGCTGTCGCGCCTGCTCGCCGGCGCGCAGACCTCAATGCTCGGACCGCTGGTCGTCGTCGTGATCAGCATCTCCCTTGGCGCCTTGCTGGCGGTGACGAGTGCCTGGCGACGTGGCGTGTTCGACTCTGTCATCTCCGCTGTTCTCGACATCCTGTTCGCATTCCCCGGGATCCTGCTCGCCGTCCTCGCGACTGCGGTCTTCGGGCCCGGCCTCACCGCGGCATCGCTCGCACTGTCGATCGCCTACATGCCGTACGTCGCACGCGTCCTGCGTGGGGCCGCGCTGCGCGAGCGAAGCCAGCCGTACGTCGCTGCGCTCGAGGTCCAGGGTGCGTCGGCGACCTCGATCTGCCTGCGCCACCTGATTCCGAACCTGTCGCCGCTGATCGTGGCGCAGGCGACCGTGACCTTCGGCTACGCGATGGTCGACCTGGCCGCGATCTCCTTCCTCGGACTCGGCGTGCAGCCGCCGACCGCGAACTGGGGCGTGATGATCTCGGAGAACCAGACCGGGATCGCCCAGGGTTATCCGTTGCCTGCTCTGGCGGCGGGGGCCTGCATCGTCGCCGTCGTCGTCGCGCTGAACATCCTCGGCGAGCGCTTGTTCGAGCAGGCCTGA
- a CDS encoding ABC transporter ATP-binding protein, which yields MTSSRQKESGQPLLELTDLTVRLDVGGAKRAVLTDVSLAVRPGEALGLVGESGSGKSMTARAIDRLLPRGAAVEGSIRFDSDDVMRLSGPPLRRFRSQVAMIFQDPRAHVNPVRRIGDFMTEALRTNLGVSADDAHRQAAEMLAQVGIDHGERRLRQYPHELSGGMLQRVMIASALLTKPRLLLADEPTTALDVTTQAEVMAILDELRRDFGLAMLFITHDLELAAAICDRTAVMYAGRIVEVRDSALLHSDPLHPYTAALAAARPDIDRTAHRLQAIPGRPLSAFEAPPDECAFAVRCPYAADECRAAVPELIELDGGTTRCVRAPELRGRLGVAAHG from the coding sequence GTGACGTCGAGCCGCCAGAAAGAGTCCGGCCAGCCGCTGCTCGAGCTGACCGATCTCACGGTGCGGCTCGACGTCGGCGGCGCCAAGCGCGCAGTGCTGACCGACGTCTCGCTTGCGGTCCGGCCCGGAGAGGCGCTGGGACTGGTCGGCGAGTCGGGCTCCGGCAAGTCGATGACCGCCCGAGCAATCGACCGGCTGCTGCCGCGCGGCGCCGCGGTCGAAGGTTCGATCCGCTTCGACAGCGATGACGTGATGAGACTGTCGGGCCCGCCGTTGCGCCGCTTCCGCAGCCAGGTCGCGATGATCTTCCAGGACCCTCGCGCGCACGTGAACCCGGTTCGGCGGATCGGCGACTTCATGACCGAGGCGCTGCGCACCAACCTCGGCGTCTCCGCCGATGACGCGCACCGGCAGGCCGCAGAAATGCTGGCACAGGTCGGTATCGACCACGGCGAGCGCCGGCTGCGGCAGTACCCACACGAGCTGTCGGGCGGCATGCTGCAGCGCGTAATGATCGCGAGCGCGCTGCTCACGAAGCCACGCCTGCTGCTCGCGGACGAGCCCACCACCGCGCTCGACGTGACCACCCAGGCCGAGGTGATGGCGATCCTCGACGAGCTGCGCCGGGACTTCGGGCTGGCGATGCTCTTCATCACCCATGACCTCGAGCTCGCCGCGGCGATCTGCGACCGAACTGCTGTCATGTATGCCGGTCGCATCGTCGAGGTCCGGGACTCCGCGCTCCTGCACAGCGACCCGCTGCATCCCTACACGGCCGCGCTTGCGGCCGCGCGGCCGGACATCGACCGTACGGCGCACCGGTTGCAGGCGATTCCGGGACGGCCGCTCTCGGCGTTCGAAGCACCGCCCGACGAGTGCGCGTTCGCGGTCCGCTGCCCGTACGCCGCCGACGAGTGTCGGGCCGCCGTGCCCGAGCTGATCGAGCTCGACGGCGGCACCACGCGCTGCGTGCGGGCGCCCGAGCTGCGCGGCCGGTTGGGGGTGGCTGCGCATGGCTGA